The Synchiropus splendidus isolate RoL2022-P1 chromosome 1, RoL_Sspl_1.0, whole genome shotgun sequence genome includes a window with the following:
- the ap1m3 gene encoding adaptor related protein complex 1 subunit mu 3, with amino-acid sequence MSASAIFILDLKGKVLICRNYMGNIDMNEIDHFMPLLMKREEEVEMTPLVTHGSCHFLWIKHSNLYLVAMTKKNANAALVYSFLYKIVQVFKEYFKELEEESIRDNFVTVYELMDEVMDFGFPQTTDSKILQEYITQQGHKLESVRPPATVTNAVSWRSEGIKYRKNEVFMDVIESVNLLVSASGNVLRSEIVGSIKLKVVLSGMPELRLGLNDKVLFEITGREKSKTVELEDVKFHQCVRLSRFENDRTISFIPPDGESELMSYRLNTTVKPLIWIESVIEKFSHSRVEIKVKARSQFKSRSTANNVAILVPVPSDADSPKFKTSTGTAKWVPEKSAVQWNIKSFPGGKEYMMRAHFGLPSVEGDEMDAKRPITVNFEIPYFTMSGIQVRYLKIIEKSGYQALPWVRYITQSGDYQLRTN; translated from the exons ATGTCGGCTTCGGCGATATTCATCCTCGACCTGAAGGGGAAG GTGCTGATTTGTCGGAACTACATGGGCAACATAGACATGAATGAGATCGACCACTTCATGCCACTCCTGATGAagcgagaggaggaggtggagatgacCCCCCTGGTTACCCATGGTTCCTGCCACTTCCTGTGGATCAAGCACAGCAACCTCTACT TGGTGGCGATGACCAAGAAGAATGCCAACGCTGCTCTGGTGTACTCCTTCCTCTACAAAATAGTCCAG gtattTAAGGAGTACTTCAAAGAGCTTGAAGAAGAGAGCATCCGCGACAACTTTGTGACGGTCTACGAGCTGATGGATGAAGTAATGGATTTCGGGTTTCCACAGACCACAGACAGCAAGATCCTACAAGA GTACATCACTCAACAGGGTCACAAGTTAGAGAGCGTTCGACCTCCTGCCACAGTCACCAACGCCGTCTCCTGGAGGTCAGAGGGCATCAAGTACAGGAAGAATGAGGTTTTCATGGATGTGATCGAGTCAGTCAATCTCTTG GTGTCTGCCTCAGGAAACGTCCTGCGAAGCGAAATCGTCGGCAGCATCAAGCTGAAAGTGGTTCTTTCGGGGATGCCGGAGCTCCGACTGGGACTCAACGACAAAGTTCTGTTTGAAATCACAGGAA GAGAGAAGAGCAAGACGGTGGAGCTGGAGGATGTGAAGTTCCATCAGTGTGTGCGACTGTCGCGCTTCGAGAACGACCGGACCATCTCTTTCATCCCGCCCGACGGCGAGAGCGAGCTCATGTCCTACCGCCTCAACACCACA GTGAAGCCTCTTATATGGATCGAGAGCGTGATTGAAAAGTTCTCCCACAGCCGCGTGGAGATCAAGGTGAAG GCACGGAGTCAGTTTAAAAGCAGGTCCACAGCCAACAACGTGGCCATTCTAGTTCCGGTCCCCAGTGACGCCGACTCGCCCAAATTCAAGACCAGCACTGGCACCGCCAAGTGGGTTCCCGAGAAGAGCGCCGTGCAGTGGAACATCAAGTCATTTCCT GGAGGGAAGGAGTACATGATGAGGGCACATTTCGGGCTTCCCAGCGTGGAGGGGGATGAGATGGACGCGAAGAGACCGATCACCGTCAACTTTGAGATCCCATATTTCACCATGTCTGGAATTCAG GTGCGCTACCTGAAGATCATTGAGAAGAGCGGGTACCAGGCGCTGCCATGGGTGCGATACATCACACAGAGTGGAG
- the c1h1orf210 gene encoding type III endosome membrane protein TEMP, producing MDVNITHTTTTPGFNASLTTQQRKSISHNWEFLVAVLASAISVSILITLMAKCHMFRRYLASYRHTRLREADTVSQCDQSGLEVEFSVSRGQVIDPHHTHVGEEDDDGFIEDNYIPASERARAERAAEKMEDSEDTEEEMEEIEFSIT from the exons ATGGATGTGAATATTACACACACCACAACGACCCCTGGTTTCAACG CCTCCTTGACAACCCAGCAAAGGAAATCCATCTCCCACAACTGGGAGTTCCTGGTGGCAGTTCTGGCCTCGGCCATCTCCGTCTCCATCCTCATCACTCTGATGGCTAAATGTCACATGTTCCGTCGCTACCTGGCGAGCTACAGACACACAAGGCTGAGGGAGGCAGACACCGTGAGCCAGTGTGATCAGTCAG GTCTGGAGGTGGAGTTTTCCGTGAGCAGAGGACAAGTCATCGACCCTCACCACACCCACGTTGGAGAGGAGGACGATGACGGCTTTATCGAGGACAACTACATCCCGGCCAGTGAGAGGGCTCGGGCGGAGAGAGCGGCCGAAAAAATGGAGGACTCTGAAGAcactgaggaggagatggaAGAGATTGAGTTCAGCATCACTTAG